The Treponema sp. Marseille-Q3903 genomic interval ACGCTGAAGATTTTGTCTGCAGCAATTGCATCTGGAACTGTTACAACGCGCATCTTTCTGTGAGCAGGATCCATTGTTGTTTCCCACAACTGTTTACCGTCCATTTCACCGAGTCCTTTATAACGCTGAACATCTGCTTTTTCACGTTGCTCACCGAGCGATTCCAAAACCTCATCTCGTTCCGCTTCCGAATAGCAATAAACGGGCTCTTTTTTTCCAAGCTGAACTTTAAACAACGGAGGCATTGCGAGATAAACATAACCGTTTTCTATAATTTGCGGCATATAGCGGAAAAAGAATGTTAGAAGCAATGTACGGATATGAGAACCATCGACATCGGCATCTGCCATTATTATGATTTTATGATAGCGCAATTTGTCGATATTAAAAAACTTTCCAAAGCCTGTTCCAAGAGTTGCAATAACCGGCTCAAGTTTATCATTGTTCATAACTTTTTCCGGTCGAACTTTTTCAACATTGAGCATTTTTCCCCAAAGCGGCAAAATCGCCTGAGTTTTAGGATCGCGCCCTTTTTTTGCAGAACCACCGGCAGAATCTCCTTCGACTATATAAACTTCACATAATTCAGGATTTTTCATAGAACAGTCAGCGAGTTTTGCAGGAAGACCAAATCCATCAGACATCGACTTTTTACGCATATTATCTTTTGCTTTGCGAGCTGCAATTCGAGCTTTAGCTTCATCGATTGCTTTTTTTAAAATAGCTTCAAGGACAGATGGATTTTGCTCAAAGTAGATTGTAAGTTTTTCTTTTACAACTTGGTCTACAATTGTTCGAACTTCCGTATTTCCAAGTTTTTCTTTTGTCTGACCTTCAAATTCAGGTTCAGGAACTTTCATAGAAATTACGGCTGTAAGTCCTGAACTGATATCTTCATAAGTAAGCTTTTCATCTTTATCAACTGTACCAAGACTCTTTTTGAGTTTTTCATTTGAATCAAGAAATTTATTCAAAACAAAACGCATCGCATTTTTAAATCCGTCGAGATGAGTACCACCGTCTCGAGTATTTATATCGTTTACATAAGTTCTTATATTTTCTGTATAAGAATTATTATAGTGCATTGAAATTTCTGTGATTACACCATCTCGTTCTTCGTTTATGTAAATAGGATCTTCAGGAACAACACCTTTACCTTCATCAAGATTTTTTACAAATTCTTTTATACCGCCTACAAACTGCAATACTTCTTCTTTTGGTGTTTCAAGGCGTTCATCGCGGAAATATATTTTAATTCCGCTGTTTAAAAATGCAAGTTCACGAAGTCTGTCTTTTAGAACATCATAATTATAAGTTGTGGTCTCTGTAAAAATAGATTTATCGGCTTTCCATCTGATTGTTGTTCCGTGCAGCTCTGAATCACCAATCTGCTCTACTTTAGTTTTTGGAACGCCTCGTTCATAACGCTGACGGTATATATGACCATCACGAATTACAGTTGCTTCCATCCATTCTGACAAAGCATTTACACACGATACGCCAACTCCGTGCAAACCACCGGAAACTTTATAAGAAGATTTATCGAATTTTCCGCCGGCATGAAGGCGAGTTAGGACAAGTTCAAGAGCTGAAATGTGTTCTGTAGGATGAATATCAACAGGTATTCCACGTCCATTATCGTCTATTCGAACAACATCATTTTTTTCAAGGGCAACAACGATTTTATCACAAAATCCTGCCATTGCTTCATCTATACAGTTATCGACAGTTTCATATACAAGATGATGAAGACCTTTAGGTCCTGTAGAACCAATGTACATACCAGGTCTTTTACGAACAGCTTCAAGTCCTTTTAAAACCTGAATATTACTTGCACCATAATTTGCAGACATTATTGTTTCCTTTTTTTGATTTATTTTCTAAAAGAGTTGATATAAATATCAATATATAAGAATATACTATTCTATATGATAAATGATTTAAATTCAATTATTTATAAAATAGCCTTATAAAAAAAATTAATTTTTCTACGGCGCAGCGAATTTAAAGTTTTAAATAAATCATTTACATCGCAATAATTTAATTTTAAGTATATTTTACAAACCGACGAGGTTTATACAAATTCTTAATAACTTTATATAAAATTACAGTAAAAATTCCCTTGAAGAAAAATATGAACTCTAGGATAATAAAACAATGTCGGAAAATTATTACAAAGAAGCTTGGAATTATGCATTAAATGAAATACATAATTCTTATAAAGACCAAGGTAAAGAAGAAGATTTTATTCTTTGGTTCAAAATGAAATATATTGATGACACAATCGATACTATAAATGTTTCGGTTCCATCATTGTTTTTAAAAACTATGATGGATAATAGAGGTCTTCTTAAACTTGTACAAGATAAAATTCGTGAAATTACAGACCAGCATGATATTGTAATAAATTGTATTGTCAACGAAGAAAACGTTTCTGAATCTGAAAAAAATCAAAAAAAAGAAAATGAAACAAAATTTCAGAAATCAGCTAAAGATGATAAAAAATCTATTAGAGATTTGGAATCTGACAAATCAGAATCTCATTCATCAGATTTAGAAAAAGATAATTTTAATATATCAGAATCAAAGAAAGAAATAAAAAAACATCCTCTTTTACAAGAAGAATATACATTTGATACTTTTATACCTGGAGAAAACAGCACATTTGCATATAACGCTTCTGTTGCAACTGCAAAAAATCCGGGAAAACAATACAATCCAATCCTTTTATACGGTGGCTCCGGACTTGGCAAAACTCACTTGATGCAGGCAATTGGAAATTTCATTTATTCAAACGGTGGTGAAAAACTAAAAATATGTTATGTTTCAGCAGAAAGTTTTACAAATGAATTTACAACTGCAATTAGAGAAAGCAAAGTAAACTCATTTAAAAATAAATACAGAAATCTTGATGTTCTTCTTTTAGACGATATTCACTTTTTGCAAAAAAAAGATGCAACTCAAGAAGAGCTTTTTTACACATTCAATGCACTTCATGAAAAACATGCACAGATGGTATTTACGTGTGACCGTCCAATAAAAGAAATTCAAAATATGACAGAACGTCTTATAACACGTCTTTCAAATGGACTTTGCATAGATTTACTTCCTCCTAATTACGAAACTCGTGTTGCAATTCTTCAAAAAAAAGTTGATCTTCAAGGAAAAACAGTATCTCCTGAAATTATAGAATATATTGCAAAAAATATTGAAACAAACGTTCGTGAACTAGAAGCCGCTTTGATGAAAATAATAGGATATGCCGACCTTATTGGAACAAATATTTCTCTTGAAATTGCAAAAGGTCTTCTTAAAGATATTCTAAATTCAAACATAATTGAAAATATTTCTCTTGATACAATTCAAAAAGTAATTGCAGATAACTATCAAATTTCTGTTTCAGATCTTAAAAGTAAAAAAAGAGACAAAAAATTTGTGATTCCTCGTCAGATTGCTATTTATATTGCAAGAGAATTGACAGAGATATCTTATACAGAACTTGGCGATAAGTTTGGCGGAAAAGATCACTCTACAATTATGACTGCTTATAAAAAAATTCAAGATTCTATAAAAACAGATCCTTCTCTTGATTCAAAAATTCAAATTTACATAAGGGAGATTAAAAATTTTAAAAACAAAAATTCTTAATAACATGTTAATTTAAAGTGGATAAATGTAAGATTATTAAGTAAAATGTGAATAAGTTTATAAAATGTGAATTCAAAATATATAAATAATAACAAAATAAATCGTTGTATAATAAGGATTTATTTTAAATATCCACAGAATTCACAGCTACTATTACTATTATTATTAAATTTAAAAAATAATAATATATATAATATGTTTATATGATGTAAAAAGGAGAAAAAAATGCGATTTACTTTTAACCGTGACGCAATGATAAAAGAAATTTCTATAGCCCAAGAAATTATTACAAATAAAAATGCAGTATCAATTCTTTCAAATATACTTTTAATTGCAGAAAATAATTCTTTGACAATAAAGGCAACAGACTCTACTGTAAAATTTACAACTTTGATTCCGGTTGATATTCAAGAAGAAGGAAGAACTACAATTTACTGTGATAAATTTATGAGCATTCTTTCATCGCTTCCTTCAGGAGATATAGAATTTATTCAGGAAGATATTGGAGTTATAATAAAACCAATCTCTAAAAAAGTTAAGTTTCAATTAAAAAGTCAAGCAAGCGATAAATTCCCTGAAATTGGAAGTTCCGAAAATATACCATTCTTTGAATTACCTTCTAAAGAATTTAAAGAAATGATAAGAGAAACTATTTTTGCAGTTTTGACTGATGATGGTAAAAAATATTTTATGACAGGTGTTTATTTTGTAAAAGAAGGTGATGTTCTTACTATGGTTGCAACAGATGGAAGAAGACTTTCTTGCGATAGAAAAAAAGGATTTTCAGTTCCGGATTTTCAACCTGCAATTATTCCGATTAAAATTCTTTCATGTGTTCTTAAAAACGCTCCTGATGAAGGAAATATTCAGATTGCTGTTATAGAAAAGTCTATTTTTGTAAAATTTGGAAACATTGAATTTTCTTCTTCACTGATTGAAGGTTCTTATCCTAATTATCAAAAAGTAATTCCTGAAAATTTAACACAGTCTTTTCAGGTCAATAAAGCTGACCTCGATGAAGCTCTTAAACGAACAACAATCATGGTTGATAAAAAAGTAAGCAGGATTATTTTTAAGATTTCTTCAGGAGTTCTCAAACTTATTTCCCCAGAATCCGACATAGGTACAGCAGATGAAGAAATTCCTTGCAGATATAATGGTCAAAATATATCTATGGCATTAAATGTAAATTATATTACAGAACCGCTTAAAGTTATCAATTCTGAAAATGTTATTTTTGATTTTAATATAAACGAAGCAAAAGGTGATGAAGAGTCAAATATTACAAAAGCTGTAATTATGAGAAGTGAACCTGCCGGTGATTATATTCATGTAATTATGCCTATGAGTTACTGACAAAAATAAAAGATATGTTTTTGTATCAGACATTTTATAATTTTCGTAACCTTAAAAACGATACTATAGACCTTTCAAAAAGAGAGGTCTATTTTATTGGAGAAAACGGGCAGGGAAAAAGCAACATCCTTGAATCTCTTTATTATTCTTCCTATGGGGTTTCTTTTAGAACTCATATAGATTCTCAAATTATAAAAAACGGTGAAAAAAACTTCAGTGTAAATTCAATGTATGAAAAAAATAATAAAGATGTTCAAAAAATTTCAATAATTTTTGAGGATAATAAAAAGAAAATTGAAAAAAACGGAAAAAAAATTCATGACAGAAAAGAACTTATAAATACAATTCCGTGTATTTTATTTTGTCATGAAGATTTACAATTTGCTATCGGAGCGCCGGAGACGAGAAGATTTTTTATAGACCAGTCTCTTACTCTTTATGATTTAACTTATATTGACGATTTACGAAATTATAAAAAAGTTTTAAAAAGCCGCAATTTAATTTTAAAAAGCCATCAATATGACATGCTCGATGTTTATGACAGTCAGCTCGCTGTGCTAGGACTCATAATCCAAAAAAAACGTAAAAATGCAATTTTTCAATTCAATCAAATTTTTGGAAGCATTTTTGAAAAAATTACAGGTATTGAAGGAGTTTCTATTTTATATCGTCCTTCATGGAAAGAAAGTGAAATTTCCGGCGAAAAAAAATTTCCTGCTTCGCAGGATATAATAAATTTACTTTTATCACAGAGGGAAAAAGATAAAAATTTTGAAACAACACTGTCAGGACCTCACCGCGATAGAATAGACTTTGTAAAAGATCACAGATTATTTGTGCCGACAGCATCAACAGGTCAGTGTCGCCTGCTTTCTCTGTTATTGAGAATTACGCAATCTATTTATTTTACACGCTCAACCGGTATGAAACCTGTCATTATGATGGATGATGTGATGCTAGAGCTCGATCCCGACAAACGTGCAAAATTGACGTCGATGATGCCTGAATACGATCAGCTTTTTTGTACATTTTTGCCTGGAGAACCTTACGAACGTTATATGCATGATTCTACGAAAATATATCATATTGAAGGAGGGGAATGGTATGAACGAAGATAAACGCTTGATAAGTGCTGCCGACATGATGCTTAGAGCTGCAAATATTCAGACAGGAAAAGGAGATGAAATCACTTCGGTCTGGAAAAATGTTGTTTCAAAAATTCATTCATACAGAGACGAAAGTGAAAATAACACAAAGCGCATTTCTATTGGCGAAAGACTTGCAGGGAACACACGCGTCGTAGATTTAAAAAACGGAATTTTGTTTATTGAAACAGACCATTCAGGCTGGATTCAATATTTGAAAATGTACCAGAAATTCATCTTGAATGGAATTAAAATGGCTTTACCGGAAATTAAAGTAAATTCGCTCGCATTCAGAATTGCAGGGTCGCAGGCAAAGCTGAGTGATATATACGACAGTGAAGTTGAAAAGCAGCGCAATGCGCTTGAAAAAGAAATAGAGAGGCAGGAAAATCAGTTGAAAAAGTTCAATAAAACTGCCGATGAAAAAAATAACGGGAAAACTTCTACTCTCCCCCCAGAAATTCTTGCAAAATTTGAAAGTATTAATGAAAGTATCAAAGAGAGTATGTTGACCAATCTTAAAAATAAATGATATATTTTATTACTATTTTATCTTTTAAATAATAGAGAAATTTTTTTATAAAATATAAGGAGTACGTTCCATGAAAAGAACATATCAACCAAGCAAAACAAAACGTAATAGAAAATTTGGCTTCAGAGCTCGTATGGCGACAAAAGGTGGTCGTAAGATTTTGGCAAGACGACGTGCTAAAGGCCGAAAAAAACTTTCAGTTTGTGACGAAAAAAAGAAATATTAATTTATAGGGATGGAAACAGACTTAATAAAAACGGGATTTTTTACTCGTGAAGAACGCATAAAGAATCCTGTAGCTTTTAAAAAGCTGTTCAAAAACGGAAGAAAGGTAAGTATTCCGGGCGCAAATCTTTTTTTTTTAGAAAATGGGCTCGGTTTTAATCGTGTCGGTTTTCCTATGATTCGTGGATACGGTAACGCAGTCAAAAGGAACTTATCAAAAAGATACAGCCGTGAAGTCTATCGTTTATTTAAATCACATCTGAACACCGGATATGATATGTTGTTTTTAATATACCCGGGAAATGATTCGTTCCACTCACGATGTGATCAAATTCGTTTATTGTGTCAAAAGGCAGAATTATTAAAGCAAGATGATTAAAAAATTAAATATTTTTTTAACTCAGATTCTATGTTTTTTTATTCGTTTTTATCAGATTTGTATTTCACAATTGCACAGACCGTGTTGCAGATTTACGCCGACTTGCTCTGCGTATGCACTTGAAGCAATTAAAAAATATGGACCTTTTAAGGGGCTCATTCTCTCAATTAAACGAATCTTAAAATGTAATCCTTTTCATGAAGGCGGTTATGACCCCGTGCCATAATCTTAAAAAATATCAGGAGAAAAGAAGTGGATAAAAATACTATATGGGCAATTTTGCTCTCTACAATTGTTATTATTGCATCTTATTTTGTTCTACCAATGGTTTTTCCAGGTCTTAAATTGGGTTTGGGAAATCAGCAATCACAGACAGAATCTGTTGCAGAACCTGCTGAACTTTCATTGGAAAATGAAAACAAAACAGCAGCTACAGAAAAAAAATCTGAAAATCAAGAACTTGTAGAAGCAGAGGTAGAAAACAATTCTGAAGAAAAAAAAGAATCGCTAAAAGAAGAAAAATTTACAATCGTAACTAATAAAGCAGAAGTTGTTTTTACAAATAAAGGTGGCGATATCATAAGTTACAAATTGCTCGATCACAAGGATATGGATACAGACGATTATGTACAGTTGGCAGATAACGTCAATTCCTTGAACAGAGCGGGTGCGATTGCAATCGGCAAAGCAGATGCAAAAATTATAGATGATATTTTCAATGTAGAAAAAACAGACAAATCGATTACTTTTACAAAACCTATTACGGCAAAAGGTAAAAAGCTTGTCCTCAGAAAAGTTTATACTTTTAAAGATGATGAAAATGTATTCAAGTTAGATGTTCTTATTCACACAGCAGACGAAACCGGTCTAAACTCAGATGGAGTTGCTTATACAATCAGAACGTCTCCTCAGATAGGTCCACACTACGATCCAAAACAAAACCGCTATGAAAATCGCCAGTTCATCGCTCATAACGGAAATAAATATAAGAAAGTAGTTTTAGGAAACAATCAATTTAAAGAATATGATAAAGATTTTATTTGGGCAGGAATTGCCGGAAAATACTTTGTTGAACTTGTGATTCCATCAGCTCCGGAGACAATAAAAGATGCATATTATTCTTCAAAAATTGAAGTAAATAACTATGCAAATGCTCAAGCTTTTATCGAACGAAATTCATTTTCAGGCTCAGATATCAGCGATACTTATTACATGTATTATGGTCCGCGCAATGACAAAGATCTAAAACGCTACAATGTTGCAGAAAACAACGGATGGAACCTTGGAGGCAAACGCGTGAGCGATGCTTTGCAGACGAGCGGATGGCTTAATTGGCTTGAAAAGATTCTTAAAATGATTCTTGAATTGCTAAATAAAGTCATTCACAACTGGGGCGTTTCTATCATTGTTATGACAATTCTACTAAAAGTAATAATGTTCCCTATTTCGAAAAAACAGTCTATGGGAACATTAAAGATGCAGGATTTGCAGCCAAAACTTCAGGCCATTCAGGCTAAGTATAAAGGCGATCAGCAGAAACTTCAGATGGAGACTTCTAAGCTCTACAAAGAAGCTGGCTATAATCCGGCAAGCGGATGCCTTCCTATGTTATTTCAGTTCTTGGTATTGTTCGCTATGTACAATCTGTTCAATAATTACTTTGAATTCCGAGGGGCAATGTTTATTCCAAAGTGGATACCTGACCTTTCTACGGGAGATAACGTTTTAACTTGGGAAAAAGAAATACCGTTGATTTCAGGATTTACGGGAAACCATTTGAGACTTTTACCGATTATTTATACGGCAACACAGCTCCTTTCGGGAAAAATCACGCAATATGGGCAAGCCGGTAACCCATCAGCTCAAAGCAAGACAACAATGAAGTTTATGATGTACGGTATGCCTATTATGTTCTTTTTTATGTTCTACAACGCACCGGCTGGGCTTCTTCTTTATTGGCTAACAAGCAATATTCTTCAGATTTTTCAGCAGCTTCTCATAAATAAAATGATGGCAGCAAAAAAAGCAGAAAATGCAGATAATAAAGTTGTTAGAAATCAGAAAACTTTGCCTCCAAAAGCAAAGAGAAAGTAATACAATTAATGTTTAATAATATTTTGGGAGTATATAAATGACTTACGAATTTGAAGGGAAAACGGAAAAAGAAGCCATAGAGATGGCAGTAAACGAGCTTGGCCTTGAAAGAGACCAATTTGATGTTGAAATTCTTGAAACACAGAAAAATTCTATTTTTAAAAAGGGATATGTGAAAATTAGAGTTCACACTTTAGATGAAAGTAACAATTCTAAAGTTGATCATGAAGAAAAACATAAAAAAATAAACGCAGAACCTATTCCTCAGGATGAATTTGAACAAAAACTGATAGAGTTCATTGCAACTGTGATTAAAAAAATGGGCTATGAAGCAAAGGTTGACATCTCTTATCGCGAAAATAAAAAAATTGGAATAAGGATAGAATCTCCAAGTTCTTCAATTCTTATCGGTCGGAAAGGAAAAAACCTCGATGCGCTCCAGCTTCTTGCCAACATCTATGCGGGAATTCTTGGACATGAAGATGTCCGCATTATTCTTGATACTGAAAATTATCGTATTCGCCGAGAGGAGACTCTTGTTCGTCTTGCGTATACAACAGCAGACAAAGTTCGTTCATCGCACAGTTCTATCTTGCTTGAACCAATGAATCCATTCGAAAGAAGGCTGATACATACAACTTTGAACGATATTCCAGATGTTGAAACAAAAAGCGAAGGAACAGGAGTTTATAAACAAGTCCGCGTTCTTTATAAAGGAATCCGCTGATGAGGGAAAAAATGGTTGCAAAATTAATCTGCTGTTTTCTTTTGTCTTTAGGTTGTGCTGCATTGTTTGCCGAGAATTTAAAAGTAAAACAGATTGTTGAGCCTAAATATTATGACACGCTTGTAAAAGAAGGTCTTTATTCCGAATACAGAGATGATGGAGATACGATATATAAACTTCTTCCCAAGTCCGTGTACAGCAAGCAAATCCAAGATGGCGCCGTTGAAAAAGCACCAAAAGGTTTTGCTTTTACTTACGAAGGCCTGTATCTTTTGAATAAAAAGGAATTGCTTAAAAAAAGTAATTCGTCTGCTTCTACAATCACAATAGACGACGTAACGAGAGTTGCCAGAACAGTCTCAAAAATGGAAGGAATGATGTACTATTCCACTACGCATAAAAAAGACAGAGTTCTTTATAAAAAATGCTTTATGATTGCAGGTCCTGGAGATAAAACAAAAATTGCAGATGAAAATACGGGAAATGCGGATGGACAAGTTTCTTACTGTCTTCAAGATGATGCAAGTTTTGGAGTAAATACTTATAAACTCAATTATTTTCAGAAAAACGATGAGATGTTTTGCCGCTTTGAACTTCTTGATGAGTTGGGAATAGGACCATTCCATGCTATAATGCCCGGCAAAATGATCACCAACATGGTTGCAATTGATTGCGGAGACGATTTGCTTCTTTATCTTTGTACAGATCTCGATGCAAAAAAACTTCCGGGAATACGCAAACAAGTAACAGATTCTATGACTTCAAGAATGGATGCTGTTTATAAATGGTTTCTTACACAATTTTAACAAAAAGAGTTGTGATAAAAATTACTTCCGTGTGATTTTTATCACGAAAGTTTATTTTGTGCGTCGCACTTTATAAACTTTGTTTCAGCGCATCCGTGCGCTGCCGCTAACGCGGTGTTTTTTATGGGGATAAAAAATGATAAAAAAAATGAAGAAAATTTTTTCAGGACTTTTGATTTCGCTTGCGTTGATTTCAAATGCGGCGTGCAGTCCTAAGGGGAAAAGTATGGATGCTTTGAAAGGAAAAGAAGGTCTTTTTGCTGTTATTACAACAGAAAAAGGTGAAATTATTTTAAAACTTTTTTATAAAGAAACGCCGATGACAGTTGCTAATTTTGTAGGGCTTGCAGAAGGTACACTTGACGCTGCCAAAGGAAAACCTTTTTATGATGGCTTGAAATTTCATCGGGTAATTTCTGATTTTATGATTCAAGGTGGAGATCCGGCAGGAAACGGAACTGGTGGCCCCGGCTACAAATTTCCAGATGAATTTGTAGAAGGTTTTATCTTCGACAAACCGGGAAAACTCGCAATGGCAAATTCCGGCACAAACACGAACGGTTCTCAGTTTTTTATCACACACGTTCCAACTGACTGGCTGAATTATAAACACACAATTTTTGGAGAAGTAGTTTCCGGACAAGATATTGTCGATTCTGTTTCTCAGGGCGATACAATAAAATCTATCAAGATTATCAGACAGGGAAAAGATGCCGAAGCATTTAAAGTAACTCAAGAGTCTTTTGATGCGATGAAAGAACCTGCAAAAGGTGCTGCTGCAAAATTCCTTTCTGCACAAAAAACAAAAGCAATTGCCAAAGTTATCGAAGGGTGTGAAAAGTCAAAAAGCGGCATTTACTATAAGATATTGAAAGAAGGTAGCGGAGCTGTTTGCGGCAAAGGTAAAAAAGTAACAGTTGAATACAAAGGTTACTTACCAAGCGGACAGATATTTGATGCTTCTAAAGAATTTCATCCACAGGGACACGATCCGCTTATGTTCACGACAGCCGGCGGAGAGATGATTCCGGGCTTTGACGAAATGGTTCAGGAAATGAAATTCGGTGAGACTCGAAAGATTGTGATACCTCCAGAACTTGCTTACGGTTCATACGGAGTTCCACAGGCTGGAATTCCAGGAGATTCTTACATCTGCTTTGATGTCAAGCTTGTAAAATAAAATATTGGGATAGAGAATTGTTAGGCTTTTATGCCTATCATCTCTCCCATTTTTACCTGAGTTTCAATATAATTTGCTGAATTATCAAGGATATCCGGTCTGATTTTTACGACATCTTTTTTTATCAAAAGTATGATTGTTGACCCACCGTATACAAAATAGCCCTTTTCTTTGCCGCGCTCAGCAAAGCATTCTTGCTCATTGTTGACAATTTTTCCAACCAACATTGCGCCAACTTCCATCTGAACAACTTTACCAAATTCAGCAGATTCAATCACCGTAAATTCACGGCAATTTTCTGTGAATACCGGCAGCACCTCTAATGCGATTGGGCGCACTGTATGCAAAACCCCGGAGATAAAAAAATTACGGCTTTTTTTACCGCTCAAAGGATAAGCATATCTGTGATAATTATCTACGCAAAGTCTAAAAACCAAACACAATCCGTCATCATACTCTGAAGAGAGTTTTTCGTCTTTTAAAAGAGAACGCACGGTGTAATGGCTTTGTTTTATAGGAATAACAGTATCGGATTTTATTTGCCAAACAGAAAGCAAACCATCGCTCGGAGACGGTAAATGAGACGAATCCATGTCAAAAGGTCTTTTGCCGTCTTTTATCTTGCGGCAAAAAAACTTATTGAATGTATCTACACCTTCCATCTGATAGTCGTCTAAATCGATGTTATTTTTTTTTGCAAAATTTTTAACAAGATTAAATGAAAGTTTTGAATCAAGATAACGACCTACAACTTTTGAGACGCAGCGAGAAGCAAGCAACTTTAAAACTTGCCGTCCGAGAATCGTTTTATATAAAAATTTAAGCGAGTCCATAAGAGCTTAATGCAATTTTTTTCAGCGTTTGAGGAATACAAAAACAACTACAAGGATAACAGCTTCGATTGCTCCAATAGCAACCATTATCAAAATATCTCTTGTTTTTGGTTTGCGAACCTGAATTTCTGAGATAAACAAAAATCCTACGATTGCGAGAAATAAGAAATAGAGAAACATGAGGTCAACATTTGTAAAAATGTGAAGGATTAAAATTGTCGGGAATATCAGTGCGGAACTTGTAACCGGCAATCCTACATAAACTTTGCGGGCGCCGTCTTCTGTCTCTTGTCTTTCTTCTTCCATGACATTGAAGTATGCAAGACGGATAAGCGCTGTAAGAACATACAAAACTGCAATTGTAGTTAAAATGACGATTACAACAGTCGGTTTTTCTGCAAGCCGCAGGAACTTGAAATTTGGAAGCATTGAATAAGAAATAGAAACTCTCATCATTGCAATTCCGATGCAGGCAGGCAAAACTCCAAAACAAATCAAATCTGCAAGAGAGTCGATTTGAATGCCAAACTTTTTCATTTTTTCAGTGCGGTTTTTCTTTGTACGTGCAACTTTACCGTCGAACGCATCGCACAGACCGGAGAACATTAAAAAGAACATTCCAACGTATGGATGCCCAATTCCGTTTAAACACAGCATAATGCCTGCAGTTCCCGAAAG includes:
- the rnpA gene encoding ribonuclease P protein component, with the protein product METDLIKTGFFTREERIKNPVAFKKLFKNGRKVSIPGANLFFLENGLGFNRVGFPMIRGYGNAVKRNLSKRYSREVYRLFKSHLNTGYDMLFLIYPGNDSFHSRCDQIRLLCQKAELLKQDD
- the yidD gene encoding membrane protein insertion efficiency factor YidD, which codes for MIKKLNIFLTQILCFFIRFYQICISQLHRPCCRFTPTCSAYALEAIKKYGPFKGLILSIKRILKCNPFHEGGYDPVP
- the yidC gene encoding membrane protein insertase YidC, which translates into the protein MDKNTIWAILLSTIVIIASYFVLPMVFPGLKLGLGNQQSQTESVAEPAELSLENENKTAATEKKSENQELVEAEVENNSEEKKESLKEEKFTIVTNKAEVVFTNKGGDIISYKLLDHKDMDTDDYVQLADNVNSLNRAGAIAIGKADAKIIDDIFNVEKTDKSITFTKPITAKGKKLVLRKVYTFKDDENVFKLDVLIHTADETGLNSDGVAYTIRTSPQIGPHYDPKQNRYENRQFIAHNGNKYKKVVLGNNQFKEYDKDFIWAGIAGKYFVELVIPSAPETIKDAYYSSKIEVNNYANAQAFIERNSFSGSDISDTYYMYYGPRNDKDLKRYNVAENNGWNLGGKRVSDALQTSGWLNWLEKILKMILELLNKVIHNWGVSIIVMTILLKVIMFPISKKQSMGTLKMQDLQPKLQAIQAKYKGDQQKLQMETSKLYKEAGYNPASGCLPMLFQFLVLFAMYNLFNNYFEFRGAMFIPKWIPDLSTGDNVLTWEKEIPLISGFTGNHLRLLPIIYTATQLLSGKITQYGQAGNPSAQSKTTMKFMMYGMPIMFFFMFYNAPAGLLLYWLTSNILQIFQQLLINKMMAAKKAENADNKVVRNQKTLPPKAKRK
- the jag gene encoding RNA-binding cell elongation regulator Jag/EloR translates to MTYEFEGKTEKEAIEMAVNELGLERDQFDVEILETQKNSIFKKGYVKIRVHTLDESNNSKVDHEEKHKKINAEPIPQDEFEQKLIEFIATVIKKMGYEAKVDISYRENKKIGIRIESPSSSILIGRKGKNLDALQLLANIYAGILGHEDVRIILDTENYRIRREETLVRLAYTTADKVRSSHSSILLEPMNPFERRLIHTTLNDIPDVETKSEGTGVYKQVRVLYKGIR
- a CDS encoding DUF6675 family protein, which codes for MVAKLICCFLLSLGCAALFAENLKVKQIVEPKYYDTLVKEGLYSEYRDDGDTIYKLLPKSVYSKQIQDGAVEKAPKGFAFTYEGLYLLNKKELLKKSNSSASTITIDDVTRVARTVSKMEGMMYYSTTHKKDRVLYKKCFMIAGPGDKTKIADENTGNADGQVSYCLQDDASFGVNTYKLNYFQKNDEMFCRFELLDELGIGPFHAIMPGKMITNMVAIDCGDDLLLYLCTDLDAKKLPGIRKQVTDSMTSRMDAVYKWFLTQF
- a CDS encoding peptidylprolyl isomerase, which codes for MKKIFSGLLISLALISNAACSPKGKSMDALKGKEGLFAVITTEKGEIILKLFYKETPMTVANFVGLAEGTLDAAKGKPFYDGLKFHRVISDFMIQGGDPAGNGTGGPGYKFPDEFVEGFIFDKPGKLAMANSGTNTNGSQFFITHVPTDWLNYKHTIFGEVVSGQDIVDSVSQGDTIKSIKIIRQGKDAEAFKVTQESFDAMKEPAKGAAAKFLSAQKTKAIAKVIEGCEKSKSGIYYKILKEGSGAVCGKGKKVTVEYKGYLPSGQIFDASKEFHPQGHDPLMFTTAGGEMIPGFDEMVQEMKFGETRKIVIPPELAYGSYGVPQAGIPGDSYICFDVKLVK
- a CDS encoding phosphatidylserine decarboxylase, with translation MDSLKFLYKTILGRQVLKLLASRCVSKVVGRYLDSKLSFNLVKNFAKKNNIDLDDYQMEGVDTFNKFFCRKIKDGKRPFDMDSSHLPSPSDGLLSVWQIKSDTVIPIKQSHYTVRSLLKDEKLSSEYDDGLCLVFRLCVDNYHRYAYPLSGKKSRNFFISGVLHTVRPIALEVLPVFTENCREFTVIESAEFGKVVQMEVGAMLVGKIVNNEQECFAERGKEKGYFVYGGSTIILLIKKDVVKIRPDILDNSANYIETQVKMGEMIGIKA